AATGCACAATGTCATTAATCACATGTCATCAATAAATGGTCCTGGGAACATGACTGCAAAATTTCATTACTTCAGTGGTCTGCACTGGATCTTAAACTTATTGGGCTTTATTGGGATTTGATGGGAGGAGGTGCAAAGGGTCGTTCACAGCAAAACTGCAACCGTCTAATGTGCAACAACTGAGCAACATAATTATTTTCACATGGTACAACATTCCTAAATAGCACATCTAGCACCTCGTAGAATCCTTGACTACATGAGTTTGTGCTGTTCTGAAAGTCAAATGTGCAATTCACAAATAAGCAAGTTTGCCTAACAACCAGATAGCTCAGTGTGTAACATAATAATAGgtttagaattttcttttttcatttgcataacTGCTTCATAGATTTGTTAAGATGTCAAAACAGAATGTACACCACTTCAAGCTTTTTTGATAAAAGCTGGAAGCATTAGTTAACCTTGAACCCAcctgtattttttctttacacaggtaACACTTTCCCCTGTCCGCCTGCATTTCTTGTTGATCTTCACTTTGGCTTGAAGTTTTGTTCCTCTTGGCCCTGACGCTTCCAAATGCTAttggcatgtgcagaggaggctGGAGTGCTGGATCAAAATCACGGCGATATTCCTGGCGCAACCATCTCACGGTGAGAGGCAGTCGTTTCCAAGGTGCCACTTGTAACATATGTGAAACGACCCGCCAGTGAAAATCAAAGCTAGACTCCTTCCTGGTTTTCCGGGACACATGACCAAGGCGCCGTGAAGAATGTGGATGTTGCCAAGCCCActcaaactgcggaagcaaaaaaTAATTCAGGAGTGGTCATTTGTAACTAATTTTGTACTTGTATATCATAGATATTTGAAATTAACCAAATGCTTCCACAAATACATAGAAAACTAATCAAATTAATAAAGCTGGGCTCCTTTACATAATGTTAAATGTTTCCTTAAGTTTGGCTGGTAGATGTGTCCCGACAATGGCAAAGGACTTGATACGTCATTCCAAAAGGAGGCTCTACAGAAAAGTACTGTGTGGAACTTATAATTTCACATCAGTgttactacagttaggtccataaatatttggacagagacaacttttttctaattttggttctgtacattaccacaatgaattttaaatgaaacaactcagatgcagttgaagtgcagactttcagctttaattcagtggggtgaacaaaatgattgcataaaaatgtgaggcaactaaagcatttttttaacacaatcccttcatttcaggggctcaaaagtaattggacaaattaaatgactggaaataaaatgttcatttctaatacttggttgaaaaccctttgctggcaacgacagcctgaagtcttgaactcatggacatcaccagatgctgggtttcctcctttttaatgctctgccaggcctttactgcagcggctttcagttgctgtttgtttgtgggcctttctgtctgaagtttagtcttcaacaagtgaaatgcatgctcaattgggttaagatcaggtgactgacttggccattcaagaattttccactgctttgctttaataaactcctgggttgctttggctgtatgttttgggtcgttgtccatctgtatcatgaaacaccgcccaatcaatttgactgcatttagctggatttgagcagacagtatatctctgaacacctcagaattcattcggctgcttctgtcctgtgtcacatcatcaataaacactagtgtcccagtgccactggcagccatgcacgcccaagccatcacactccctccaccgtgttttacagatgatgtggtacgctttggataatgagctgttccacgccttctccatacttttttcttgccatcattctggtagaggttgatcttggtttcatctgtccaaagaatgtttttccacaactgtgctggctttttttagatgttctttattcctttattcctgaggcttatgagtggcttgcaccttgcagtgcaccctctgtatttactttcatgcagtcttctctttatggtagacttggatatcaatacgcctaccccctggagagtgttgttcatttggttggctgttgtgaaggggtttctcttcaccatggaaataattctgcgatcatccaccacagttgtcttccgtggacgtccaggtctttttgcattgctgagttcaccagtgactgctttctttctcaagatgtaccaaactgtagattttgccactcgtaatattgtagtattttctcagatgggttttttctgttttcgtagcttaaggatggcttctttcacctgcatggagagctcctttgactgcatgttgtctgttcacagcaaaatctttcacatgcaagcaccacacctcaaatcaactccaggccttttatgtgcttaattgataatgacataatgacggacttgcccacacctgcccatgaaatagcctttgagtcaattgtccaattacttttgagcccctgaaatgaagggattgtgttaaaaaaatgctttagttgcctcacatttttatgcaatcgttttgttcaccccactgaattaaagctgaaagtctgcacttcaactgcatctgagttgtttcttttaaaattcattgtagtaatgtacagaaccaaaattagaaaaaagttgtctctgtccaaatatttatggacctaactgtatatggaaGGCTTTTATATCATCAGTATCACCATCATTATatcagtaaaacctgtgaggctatcgctgtatttttcaatcaaaaaattaatgatattagaaataacatagtatatctccccaacactaaggatcccccgaaaccccagtactccataataaataaattagagtctttcactaggatagatttacctgatttacataaaataatttctcaaatgaaaccatccacctgtgcccttgacccaataccaacaaattttttcaaagaagtatcgggtgtgcttattgataatgttcttgacatagtaaattcgtcattagatacgggggtcttcccagactgtcttaagactgcggtagttaaacccctacttaagaaaaataatctcgacccctcttctcttgaaaattatagacccatctctaacctgcctttcttaagtaaaattctagagaaggcagtcattatgcagttaaatgagcacctcaataaacatgctattcttgataaatttcagtcaggttttagaacaaatcacagcacagaaactgcactcgttaaagtagtaaatgacttgcgggtaaatgcagacagaggccatttatctgttctcatcctcttagatttgagtgccgcatttgacactattgatcataatattcttaagaatcgccttagtcaatgggtgggcctctctggcagtgtcttaaactggtttgaatcctacctggcagggagaaaattctttgttagttgtggtaattataactcaaagacacatgatattctatatggtgttccacaaggctctatcctgggtccgctgctcttctcaatctacatgcttccattaggtcagattatctcgggacataacgtgagctaccacagctatgctgatgacacacagctgtatttatcaatagcacctgatgaccccaaatctcttgattcgctaacacaatgtctaacctgtatctcagaatggatgaatagtaactttctcaaattaaataaagaaaaaaacgaaatcttagtgattggcaataatggatacaatgaggctattagaaataaactggatgcattaggattaaaagtcaaatcggaggtaaaaagcttaggggtaaccgttgattgtaatctgaattttaaatcgcatattaataaaatcactaggacagcattttttcacctaaggaacatagcaaaagttagacctcttatatcatcgaaagatgcagagaaattagttcatgcgtttgtctttagtcggctagattactgtaatgcactcctctcaggactacccaaaaaagacatcaatcgtttgcagttagtgcagaatgcagctgctagaatccttaccaggaaaagaaaatccgaacacatttctccagttttgatgtcactacactggttacctgtgtcattcagaattgactttaaaattctgcttatggtttataaagctttaaataatctcgccccgtcttatatatcggaatgtctgacaccttatattccaaatcgcaacctcagatcctcaactgagtgtctccttagaattccaagagcaaaacttaaaagaagtggtgaggtggccttctgctgttatgcacctaaaatctggaatagcctgccagtaggaattcgccaggctaatacagtggagcactttaaaaaactactgaaaacacattactttaacatggccttctcataacttcactgtaatttaatcctgacactctgtatatccaattcattataataactattcattcaaaatttgtactaacccctactctctcttctgttttcttttccggtgtcctattggtggtggcttgtgccaccaccatctacccaaagcaccatgatgttccaacaatgatggatggattaaaagccagaagtctgtataaccatcagcatcaagtgactccgtgagaaccctaactacaaagaggactatttcatttatgttaggtagaatgcccaaaggggactgggcggtctcgtggcctggaacccctacagattttatttttttctccagccttctggagttttttttttgttttttctgtccaccctggccatcggaccttactcctttctatgttaactaatgttgtcttattttaatttcttatttgtcttttattcttcttttcttcattatgtaaagcactttgagctactttttgtatgaaaatgtgctatataaataaatgttgttgttgtatcagcAAGAGTGCTATAATTGTTGTTGGGACTAGTGCAGAAGAAGGCTTTTCCACTTCTGTCTTCTTCACAGTGCCACAGTACATGGAAATAAAGAATGTGCTTGGAAAGTATAGGGGAAATGCTCAAATAAAGtataacataacctaacattctcaaacccgctCGATGTAGTTCTGGGTCACAGGGTAGACAGAGCCGTTCTGGATGCATACGGTGCAAGATTTCAACTATCCCTGAAGAGGGCCCTAGGCTGCTGCAGGATCCAGTCATGCACATATCTACACACGGGGCCAGCTGAGAATCACTAGTCCACCCAATACACACCCACGTCTTTTCAGACCTTAGGAGGAAAACTAGAGAAAAAACAAGGGAAACATATCACAGAATacgcagacttcacacagacaccCAGGATTCTGGTCCCAGAGCTAAACACTGCACCTTAAGAAAGTATATGTGCTTAAATGTAAGATTTAATGTGTATCATAAGGGGTGTTCCCTTTTTACTGCATTTAAACATTGGCATGCTTATATAGCAATTAGGCTACATGGACTCTCTTAATATTAAATCAAAATGCAGCCATTTAATAagttgtgatatttcatttttttagtactgcaatgaaaatgttaattttcttatttacttTGGGGAGGGGTTAAGCTCTTTATTAGTGGGTGGAGCCACAACAACCTATTAAGCTGTAAAATAGGGCTTAGCATCCAATAAATGTTGAATACTTTTTAGAAGATAAAGTAAGACATCTGACTGAACtctgcataatatatatatattttttaaatcaaaactgcAAATAGGTATCCATTGTACACTTTGGTCAGCCTACTTAAAACTGCACCTTTTAAAGCAAAATACAGATCTTACAGACAGATGCACTAAAACTAACACCACTGATTAACGGGGTAAAAGTGGAAGACCTCAGGTTTTTGGAGAAAACAAAATTATGGGCTATCCTGTTAAAATTCTCAGGTAAAGTATAAGTGATACAGGTCTTAAATCATTGtattttgctttgaaaaaaaaaatagtactcaTAATAAAAATGTCACAGTTTGCTCTACCATCTCCTTAGGtcaaaaaagggagcaaaataAAAACCTTATAGGTAAACAGTAAGCAACTCCAGATGCCTTATAGcatgttttgctttcttttcagaAGAAAACTAAAGTCTTCAAAGGAAAGGGGAAAGAAATCACAATCCATAAGGTCCCCAGAGAAAGTGAAGTCACTTCCAGTGTGGGACAATGTTCTCCATTCACTCCAGGCATCCATATGTGGATGAAAGTTGCCAATTTCAGGTAAAGGTGTTACTACTTCCCAGCTATTGAATCAATTTTTTGAAAAGAACTGTTGTATCAGTACATTAACAAAAGAAGAATTGCCACAGAATTTACTGAAACAGTGACTTGCTTGTATTATCAAACTTttatttgacttatttattttcttgttaaatACATGTATACTGACCTCCCAGGctgaattattttacaaaaatgtggtTGTCTTGGATCACTACACTTGTCACATTATGTAACAGCAGTAAGCAAGACGTGCCTTATAAACTGATACCATCTACTGAATCACTCAAAATGGAATTTCATtaaatttattctttcatttcacTTTTCTCTGAAAACAGGATCAGAGGTCATACACAAATGTATAACTACGATATAAGAAAGAATTCAACTTTGCAAcatttgcatactgtatataaaatgtatcaAATATTGAACATactgaaaatatacagtaataaggtCTCTTTAACAAAGGAATTGAGATTAAGCTTGCTgacaacagaaaaaaggaaaagaacaaaattccagttatcactagtgaagaaaataaatctcaaaTACAAAGAccagaaagaaatggaagttgTAATGACCTAAGTCAGCTGGCCTCCCTCCCACTCCTGACTATTCTACAGTATCATAAGCACAAGCTAAAAGCCATGCATGTATAAACTGAAGTAAAGTCTAGTGTTATGCAACTACTGAATAGAAGACTTATAActctgacaaaaaaataaatggaaattaattTGTAGGTGCAGTGTAATAATAGTAAGGTTCTCTCAGAACCACGCCTGTGTGTGCTGTTACTACCGTCTTCTTACGACTTGATTTGATCCTCTGTATCCAACATACACCTAAACTAATATttcaaagaacagaaaagaatatACTCCCCCACACCAACAAAATGGTTCAAATTGTTATAGCGAAGATCAACAATGCTGCATTATTTGCCATTACTGCAGTAATAAATCTGACTTGGAGTCTGTTGATATGTACAtatgtttgtgcatttttttcagcATCACTCATAAACTGCTGTCCATAATTTCAAGTAAAATGACAGATGACTCAAGGATAAGCTAACTTAGAATATCCATTGCCTTGTTTAATGAGCCACGTCTGTTATACTATGCCATTCCTTTTCTGTAATGTTAcagcattttttatatttgtggttCAGGAAGAGTAGTAATAAATAATTGGCATGGTACTgtaaggaataataataataataataataataattcattacatttatatagcgcttttctcagtactcaaagcgctatccacacagggaggaaccgggaagcgaacccacaatcttccacagtctccttactgcaaagcagcagcacttccactgcaccacctgtgaggacagtaaATTGATCCAAActattaaataatgtatatattacaCAATTATGACAGTTAAAACTACGTGAACATCAGTGATGTTTTAAAATGTCAAACCATAAACTCAACTGTCATTAATTTTGATCTGAAATGCACAGGCATAAagaataaattataaaactgatGACTTACACGAAGGGCAGAAATATCTGAAGGGAATCCATGAATAATTAAAATCATTTCCCTGCAAGACAGAAAGTATAGCAATTGATTACATTGACTCTcttatacttatttttatttagaaaacagTGTGTATTTTTAAGAATCCTAAAAATGTATCTCTAAGATGAAAGTTGCATGTTTCCCATTAGGGAtcaataaagtactatctatctgcGAATGATATGGTGCATTTCACATTTGGCTGTCTGTCTACCTATTCAAATattctttaaattaattaaatccaGTCAAAAAAAACCACAGAAATATTTGTAACCTATTTAATTCTGGAAATAGCACAAAGACTCATattacgtatctatctatctatctatctatctatctatctatctatctatctatctatctatctatctatctatctatctatctatctatctatctatctacagaggtTTGGTTTAACCTTTATTTGGCAAAAAATCACTTAATCTGGACTCTGGATGTGGAAGCACAAGGCCACATCTTCAGCATCCACTTCTCCAATACTCTTTTGGAAGTTAAATGcctttgaatacatttttgattCGGCTAAGTCACCACATCAAATAGTGATTGACTGATATTCACTATAGAGAATGAAGATTCCATCAAAACTAATGCCAAAATATGGACAGAAATTTAACGTAAAAATAAGTGCCGGTATTTATCAAGAGTCTCAGAATTACTACTAAGAATTGCACTAAACGTCTGACTAGATCAAAAATTTCTCCTACCTCTGAGTAGGACTTGAGAACTATTTTTGAAGTACTCTACACCCAGTCCCAGCTAATAATCTAGgttcacatttgagaatgaatgatgtcacaatttatgACACCCGAACTGCAAAATGGTGTTCATTAAGGTGTTTTGTACTTTCCTTGGAAATCATTTAATAGTTTTCTGAAACTAATGCTAGGGCTTCAACACaaacaataatatttaaagtagtagaaggaggaggaggagaaggagaagtaGAAGAAGTTAAGAAAAAATAGCAAGGTGGGATACTGTGCTAAGCTGCACCTAATTGTTGCTACTTCGCAAAACgcatcaagaataatactgtaattaGCACTGATATGGAAAGACCAAGGcacacacactgaatgagagTAAAGCCCAATCAGGCacctttacttaaaaaaaaaaaagatccatagTCATACTTTAAGAAGAATCACCTTACCACAGTTATGGCCATGGAAAACGCCTTGTGAAGTAACAGTTAGTGAAAGTAGCCACAGCTATTCTTATGATGTTTCTGAAGTCatgttcactcttccagtgttcccAATCATCTTCTACTGTTGCATGATGTATCTCTTTACCTCTGTGGTCCCAACTTATCTTCTACAAGGCTCTGGTAGTCTATGTCTGCCTTCTTGAATTATCCTGGTACTTATAAAGTGTAACGGTAATGTTCCAGGGTTTCATGGAATGCAGAGCACTGTGTCCCTGTGTGTCACTTCACTGTCAATTATCCATTCAGCCCTGCTTATATTAGGGTAATATGCTGCctactacagtacagtttgcatccatgatcACATgggtgttgatactgtgatattacTTGTGATTCACATAcgcatgctcatccacacttggggcaattATTGTTATGTGCATGcggatttgcatgaatgcagcattgttttaACATTACTGCACATGGAGTGGTggggaaacatataaatattaccTCATTTGTTATAAGGGCATTCAAGatttggtgcaaaatttgagaaatggttaGCTGTGACATACAcaaatcattgctattgcaaagctgcattttgcaTGCAGCGTTACCAACACCTTAATTTCGTCTGACAGCGCATGCCTTCTCTGTAACTTTGTTGTGAATATTAACCCATCTCTGTCATAttagtattttctgtttttttgttttttgttttttttaggagCTCAGTGTTGTCTAATGTATCCTCAATATTCTGCTTTTTCTCAAATGTGTGTGCCAGTCTATgcttgaatagatagatagatagatagatagatagatagatagatagatagatagatagatagatagatagatagatagatagatagatagatagatagatagatagatactttattaatcccaatgggaaattcacaatgtcatCTTCTAGCAGCTCCAAGTGAATTAGATCTGCTCGAGAGTTCTCTTATTTCCTGGTGAAGTTAGCAGTAGttttctaaattaggaaaatggataaaatgcttttacttctACAAATCtgcatcactctgagatttttgaggcagttaggactgttttcatattctgagatgcttgataaatacaggtgTAGATgtggataatttaaaaaaaaggttttaaaaatgaacagacaaaaatattCTCTTGAactaattttgtgtttttctgactTAAAGTGGATAAATGTGCTCATATTTCTAAAATTAGTATAGCAGAAGATTTTATGATGACAGTAGGTAACCAATGGAATTTCCTGAATCGattaatttgttttgaattatcTAGACCTATTTCTttagtccatttttttttttaaatcctggtCTACTGGTGATGCAGTACATGTGCTTTATCtttttaaagacatgcaggtgatatcTGAATCACAATTACCAGATTAATACTTAAACAGGATAATACATAGTATGCCTGTACAAGCCAAAAGGTCTGCTCGTTTAATACTGCacattaaaaactaaaaagatttcaaaagGAAACATCAGATCTTCTATTTAAAAATTGCTCAATGACTGCAAAATCAATCCTTACTGAAAAGTGCTCAGTTATATAAACAGAAGTagcatgtttaatatatttaaaacacacatgaacttaaaacaaaaaaaatgattgaaaagtaATTTGCAACAAATCACAGAATGAAATATGACACTTCATACAAATGTGacataataaaaatcaaattcataaaatttacaaaaatgcttCAAATTTCACTAAATGTTGATTTTAGGTAAACTAGACTCACCAAGGTCCACGGCCACTTGTTCTCTTGGCACCTCCTCTATGGCGCCCCCCATTGTGCTGTCCAATGCGACGCTCAGGATTCACAGTGAAACCAATGTAGATCCGCCCTTTGAATTTAGGGTTGGTGCAGTACAGCATATATACACCAAAGAAATTCTCCACTTCCACCACCATCTTCACAGCACTGCATGATGAAAGGCAGTGTTATTGTtatattgttcagtatattacattatattataacaaacaggaaaaaaataattttgtaaatataaGGCATTGTTTCATGTTGGCTTGTTTATATTATGAAACTTACATTAACCTACTGCTGACTAGAAGGCATGAAGAATAAAAATTATAACCCTTTTAATTCTTGGACAT
The sequence above is drawn from the Erpetoichthys calabaricus chromosome 3, fErpCal1.3, whole genome shotgun sequence genome and encodes:
- the slx1b gene encoding structure-specific endonuclease subunit SLX1; protein product: MVVEVENFFGVYMLYCTNPKFKGRIYIGFTVNPERRIGQHNGGRHRGGAKRTSGRGPWEMILIIHGFPSDISALRFEWAWQHPHSSRRLGHVSRKTRKESSFDFHWRVVSHMLQVAPWKRLPLTVRWLRQEYRRDFDPALQPPLHMPIAFGSVRAKRNKTSSQSEDQQEMQADRGKCYLCKEKIQTPTHSITCFLPSCSMISHVICLAKEFLKYEPGHLIPIEGNCPSCKNQVLWGNLIRHKKGCYGDLEEIASSQSHWADDL